Below is a genomic region from Paenibacillus rhizovicinus.
TATTTTCTTGGCGGTCCGAGCCGTGAAGCGGCAGCATGCAGCCCGTCAGGTAAGCCATTCACGCCTGCCATGGACTGCAGCAGGCCCGCCATCAGCTCCCGTTCCGCGCGAACTGCTCCTCCAGCAGCTCCCCCCAGCGCTGCTTCCACCGTTTGAGATCGAAAGCAGCCGCCGTCCTCGCGGCATCCGCGCCGTACTTTTCCCGAAGGCCGGCGTCTGCCAGCAGCTCTTTGACGGCGGCGTGGAGCGCATTCACGGTCGGCGCGGCGAGCCGGCCGTTATAACCGTCCGTGATGAGGTCGTTTAAGCCGCCGACATTCGTGGCGACGACCGCTTTTCCGCAGCTCATGGCTTCCAGGCAGGAGAGGGAGGTGCCCTCCGAATAGACGGTGGGGATGATGACGACATCGGCTGCCCGGTAAGCCTCGCGTATCGTTTCGAACGAATACGTGTTGTGCAGGATCCGCTTGCGGGCCTGCTCCGTTTGCGTGTCGAGCCACAGCTGAAAAGCGACGGCCACCGGCGTTCGTTCGACCAGCTCACCCGCGAATTCCACCGTCAGCGCAGGGAACTCCGCCAGCAGCCGGTCCGTCAGAAGCATCATCGGCACAATGCCGCGCTCATAGCTGAGACGTCTAGGAAACAACAGCCGCAAAGCGCCGTGTTCCGCAACATCGGCTTCAGCACTTATACCCGCACCCGCACCCGCACCCGCACCCGCACCCGCACCCGCACCCGCACCCGCACCCGCACCCGCACCCGCACCCGCACCCGCACCCGCACCCGCACCTACATCTGCATCCACGCCTGCATTTAATGCGCCTTCTACCTCGGACCCCCTCGCGCTATTCCCTGCACCAAGTCCCGTTTCCGCGTACTCCGCTGCAAACCAATCCGTGTCCACCGCGTTCGGCAGCAGCACGAGCTTCGCCGGATCGTCGAACGTACAGACCGAGCGGCAGTACGTCTGGAAATGCGAATCCACCGACACCAGCCGGTCGAGTCCGTCCACGGCGAGTTGAATCATGTATGCGACGCCGCTTTTCACCTTGTCGCCAAAATCCGGCCAATCCCAGTTGATTCCATGGCAAATCCCGATGCTGCCGGGCTTGTAGGCGATCGGGTGCCAGATGCAGCTTGCATAGATGATCAGCCCCTCCGCGTCCGCGGCCATCCGATCAAAAGCGCCAGCGATGTCGTTCAGCTCATAAGGATAACCGCGTACGATCGTGCCTTCGTAGACGGTATCGAAGCTCTTGTAATAGGAGAGCTGGCGGATGACGGGCTGCCAGCCTTTGTCCCGAATGACCGCGCAGAGATCATGCATGTAGCGTTCCAGTCCCCCGCCGAACGGTCGCGTGAAGCCTTCTCCCTCCGTGTAGCCGTTCAAATAGCTGTGCGTCAAAATCGTCACCGTTCTCAAGGTTTGCCTGCCTCCTCGTCCTCTTGCCAGCGAACGAGCGCGGGGCTGGGGTCCAAAATCGATTCGTATTGGGCCAGACTGCCCCATTTCCCGTCCGGATCGATCGTTTTGTACCGCTCGTATTTGGCTCGCCGTTCCGTTTCGCCGCCAGCCCAGCCGTAATGCTTCACCCGCAGCTCGGACTGGAAGCCGGGCAAGGCAGAACAGGTAAGCGGCAAGCGGGGTACATGATGATTCCAATCCGGGTAGACATACGAGTAGAGGGGGAGGTAGCGGACAAGCATCATCGTGTGGCGCTTATGCAGCTGCCATAGTTCGTCTTCCCGATAGTAAGCGAGCGAGCCCCAGAAGTCGTACATGCGAAAAGAAACCCAGTCGTAGCGGTCTTGGTTAATCAACGCGCGGATTTGCGTCTTCGCTTTCCGTTCGAAAAATTCGTCCGCGTCGATCGACAGCAGCCAGTCGGGCTCCGTTTGGACGGCCGTCTGCCAGAGCAGCTGACGGAGCCGGCCTTCTTGGCCGAACAGCGGCGTCGGCAGCTGAACGAGCCGGACGACTTTCGGGAAGGAGCGGCAAATGTCCGCCGTCGCATCCTCGCTGGCATCGTCCACGATGACGATTTCATCGACGAAGCCGGATAATTCGGCAAGCGCGGCCTCCAAATAGCGGCCTGCTTCATTGCGCACCTGCAGCATCGCGGTCAGCTTGTTGCCGGCGGACTTGCGCAGCAGCGGCGCTTCGCTCACGTCAATTCCCCCTCTTCCAGTTTTTTGGCTTTCGCGCGGGCAGATGCGATGCCGGCGATCGCATGCAGCGGCTCCAAGCCGGTCATGGCTGCTTGCAGCAGCGCGCATACGGCATCATGCAGCCTGCCTTCAAGCGCAAAAGCGCGCCCCTCCAGCAAATTCCGCCGCAGCCGCTCCTTCACGTTACGCGGCGAAGGGAGCAGGGCGAGCACGGCTCCCGGCCGGCCGCTCCGTTCCTGTACGTCCAGCAGGAGGGAACGGGCACGCTCCCGGAGCGCGCCTGCCGTATCAAGCACGGGACTTGTCGCGGAGGGCTCTGCGTCCTGAGGCGCGGAATACCGCTCCAGCACGCGGTTCAATAGCGCCGCGGCTTGCCGGAAATCATCATTCGCGCGGTACAACAACGCTGCCGCCAGCTGCGATTCGCCGGCAGCCTGCAGGACGGCCATCTCCTTGCAGGCTGCGCGTTCTTCCTCGGTCACCGCGGCGATTCCATACGTTGCGATCGCGTCGTCCGCGCGTCCCTGGAGCAGACGAATCGCGGAGAGAAACCGATAATAGGTCGCCACCGGGGCCTCTTCGGCGCCTAGGATGGCGAGGTGAAAGGCGTCCAATGCCCATCGTTCGGCATTCTCGCCTTCTCCCAACAGATAGTAGTAGACCGCTTGAAAGAAAAACTGCATCGCGGAAGGACGCAGCGCTTTCAACTGCTCCTCCCTGAAATCCACGCGCCGCCGAAGCTGGAGCGCTGCCAGCGCATCCACCTGCTTGCCCGCGGCGGCATCGGCGGCTGCTGCGTCGGCGAGCAAATCGGAGGCCGTGTCCAGGCCGTCCTGGAGAAAAACCCGGCCCCGCCTGAACCACTGCTCGAAGTAAAAGGGCTCCGAGGATGTCACGACGGCCGTCGCTAACGCGCATAATTCATCGCGGCAGTCCAAATAATCCCGCTCGCCGTTCTCGAGCTCGGCCGGAAGGAGCACAAGCAGCGCAGCCGGCTTCCGTCCGGCGATTTCATACACCCAGCTTGGATGCGTCACGATGGCCACCGCCCGTTCCCACGGGAGGCCGTTCAGCGCTTCGAGCGTAATCGTGCCGTACTGCCGCGGCGCGCCGGCCATGGCTTCCGCGCTCGCGACGAAGAGGACGGACCGGCCCCGCCCAAGCCTTTCGATCAAGCTTCCGTAAGGAAACGTCTCCCACGCGCAGTGGGGGAATACAACGACCGTGTCCATCAGTCACGCCTCACTCCCGCCGTTCCGCGCCGGCCGCAGAAGGGCGGCATGCGCAGGGCTGTATCTTCACCAGTTTATGGTAAAAGGCAGGGCAACATGCCTAAACAAGCGGCTGTCTCGCGCCGAGCCGGCCCCGGACCTCGTCCCATCCGGCTTAACCTCCCCGAGCCAATCGACCCAACAAAAAAAGGCCCCCGATAAATGGCAATGAAATTGCCAATTACGGGGACCTCCTGTATGCATAACGATTAGTTCGCTTTGCCGGCTTCGATCTCGATCGTGAACTTCACTTCGTCGCCGATCAGAACGCCGCCTGTTTCGAGGACGGCATTGTACGTCAGGCCGAAGTCGCTGCGGCGGAAGGAGCCTTTGCCGCTGAAGCCGACTTTCTCGTTGCCCCATGGGTCTTTGCCCGTGCCTTCGTAGCTGACATGGAACGTTTCGGAACGCGTCAGGCCGTGAAGGTTCAAGTTGCCGACGACATCGTACTCGCCGTCGCCCGTTTTGCTGATGGACGTCGATTGGAACGTCAGCGTCGGGTATTTCTCGATATCGAAGAAATCGCCCGTGCGGAGGTGGTTGTCGCGGTCGGCGTTGCGTGTATCGATGCTGGCGAGCACGATGTTGAATTGGATGTTGGCCGTCGTCAGATCGGTAGGATCCGCTTCGATTTCAGCGCTGAATTCATGGAACGTGCCTTTGACTTTCGCAATCATCATGTGTTTGATCGTAAAATCTACGCTGCTGTGCGTGGCATCGACGAGCCATTTGGACGTGGACATGTTGGAAAACCTCCGTTTATTTAGTTACATTAAGTAATAAACTTTATTATATAAAGTAAGTATATATGGAGATATTTCCCTCTGTCAATCTTTGTTTTCTTGCGATTTTGTAAGCCTGGATTCTGTAAGTCTCGTTGACAGCGGTTGCCTTTCGGGGGTATAGTCTAACCATGAAATCCACTAGGGGCGCCCGCACGGGCTGAGATAAGGCGAATGCCTTGGTCCCTTCGAACCTGATCTGGGTCATGCCAGCGTAGGAAAGTGGGAATGTACGTGCGACCCGAGCTTGCACGGCATCGTCGACGGCGTTTACCCGCCCGGCATGCCGCAAACTCCGCCCGCCGCCGAGACACCCGAGAGGGTGCCGCGCAGCCGCGGGCAGCCGACCGCGACATTTCACCGCTCCCTCGCCGGAGCGGTTTTTTTGATTTCTAGGACTTTTTTCTATGAATCTTAGCGGATCGCGCTTCGGCTGGGCGGCGGTTGGAATCTAGCGTTCGTCTCATTTCGTGCGGCCCCGGAGTTTCTGCGGCATGCATGGGGCAGCTGTTCGATTATTCGTAAGCGGCGGGCGGCTCGGCGCTCGCCTGTAAAGTTGAACGGAACGAGGGAGCGTTGAATCATGGGGAAAAACTGGCGGGACTTCAAGCTGTATGCCATAACGGCAGCGAATTACCACCCTGAGCGAGATATGCTCGAGGTGATGGAGCAGGCGATTCTCGGAGGCGCGGATATCGTGCAGCTGCGGAAGAAGGATGCTTCGAAAGAAGAGCTTTTGGCGGATGCGAGGGCTCTTCGCGCGTTGACGGCCCGTTACGGGGTGCCGCTCATTATTAACGACCATATCGATATTGCGCTTGCCGTAGGCGCGGACGGCGCGCATTTTGGCCAAGACGATCTTCCGCTTGCGGAAGCGAGGCGGATTCTCGGGCCGGACGCGATCATCGGCATCTCTACGCACAGCTTGGAGCAGGCGCTTGCGGCTGAACGGGGAGGCGCGGATTACATCGGCGTCGGTCCCGTTTACCCGACGGGCACGAAGCCTGGGAGAACCGCGGTCACGACCTCGTATGTGCGTGAAGCTGCGGCGCAGGTATCGATACCGTGGGTCGCCATCGGCGGCATTACGCTGGGCAACGTGGATGAGGTGCTTGCGGCGGGAGCGACGCGCATTTGCGCGGTATCCGCCATCGTTGGCAGCGAAGATCCCGCGAAAACATGCCGTGCATTCCGTGTGCGATTGGATGCCTTCGCGGCTGCGGCTAAGGGAGCGGATGGCGAGAGCGGACGCGGACGGGCGCAGGCGGAAACGGCTGTAGTTGGCGGGCTCGGGAGCGAGGACTTGTCGGCTGGACATGAAGGAGACAGCGCCGACGGTCGGTCGGGGACGTTCGCCGTCACTGTCAACGGACGCCGCGAGGAAACATCCGCCCGGACCGTGAGCGAATTGATTGAAGCGCTCGGCCTGGTCGGCAAGAGCCTGGTCGTCGAGCTGAACGGCGAGATTATCGCCCGCG
It encodes:
- a CDS encoding glycosyltransferase family 4 protein — translated: MTILTHSYLNGYTEGEGFTRPFGGGLERYMHDLCAVIRDKGWQPVIRQLSYYKSFDTVYEGTIVRGYPYELNDIAGAFDRMAADAEGLIIYASCIWHPIAYKPGSIGICHGINWDWPDFGDKVKSGVAYMIQLAVDGLDRLVSVDSHFQTYCRSVCTFDDPAKLVLLPNAVDTDWFAAEYAETGLGAGNSARGSEVEGALNAGVDADVGAGAGAGAGAGAGAGAGAGAGAGAGAGAGAGAGISAEADVAEHGALRLLFPRRLSYERGIVPMMLLTDRLLAEFPALTVEFAGELVERTPVAVAFQLWLDTQTEQARKRILHNTYSFETIREAYRAADVVIIPTVYSEGTSLSCLEAMSCGKAVVATNVGGLNDLITDGYNGRLAAPTVNALHAAVKELLADAGLREKYGADAARTAAAFDLKRWKQRWGELLEEQFARNGS
- a CDS encoding glycosyltransferase; its protein translation is MSEAPLLRKSAGNKLTAMLQVRNEAGRYLEAALAELSGFVDEIVIVDDASEDATADICRSFPKVVRLVQLPTPLFGQEGRLRQLLWQTAVQTEPDWLLSIDADEFFERKAKTQIRALINQDRYDWVSFRMYDFWGSLAYYREDELWQLHKRHTMMLVRYLPLYSYVYPDWNHHVPRLPLTCSALPGFQSELRVKHYGWAGGETERRAKYERYKTIDPDGKWGSLAQYESILDPSPALVRWQEDEEAGKP
- a CDS encoding YceI family protein, with amino-acid sequence MSTSKWLVDATHSSVDFTIKHMMIAKVKGTFHEFSAEIEADPTDLTTANIQFNIVLASIDTRNADRDNHLRTGDFFDIEKYPTLTFQSTSISKTGDGEYDVVGNLNLHGLTRSETFHVSYEGTGKDPWGNEKVGFSGKGSFRRSDFGLTYNAVLETGGVLIGDEVKFTIEIEAGKAN
- the thiE gene encoding thiamine phosphate synthase, giving the protein MGKNWRDFKLYAITAANYHPERDMLEVMEQAILGGADIVQLRKKDASKEELLADARALRALTARYGVPLIINDHIDIALAVGADGAHFGQDDLPLAEARRILGPDAIIGISTHSLEQALAAERGGADYIGVGPVYPTGTKPGRTAVTTSYVREAAAQVSIPWVAIGGITLGNVDEVLAAGATRICAVSAIVGSEDPAKTCRAFRVRLDAFAAAAKGADGESGRGRAQAETAVVGGLGSEDLSAGHEGDSADGRSGTFAVTVNGRREETSARTVSELIEALGLVGKSLVVELNGEIIARESWAAAGLADGAVLELVHFVGGG